gtgagtctggacttcgaccgtgtctgcatgtcaaaagttttgtttatcatttctagtcagaaatcatctgcttatcctccttaggaaattacctgcttatcattcttagtctagacacatcttactgcattgattgcataaatagtgtatagacaaaactcataccttagcgtatctgctaattcatattttagcatatctgttactgtagactttgcctgacaacttccgtagattcctccgtaatttatgggattttagtattatacatgcatatgtaaactatgtattgtagggtactaatctacatcctataatttaattcttatcgaaaatccttcatctgatcgtacgagatgaatcctgcaaccagttcgagtccctcagattccgatagcttttCCGATAgttattacgacagctattccgacatagatgttcccaTAAActtcgaaaacagcgtcatcggcatgaatcaaccaatcagtcattatcaattcatctgatgggttcatagtcgacttaattaatggaaacgcgcagaaggcaatcccttccaccaaccgaattcacctcttgacaatgaacctgaagcgtttaccggcgaacctgttcgagacaccattttcagtctcatttccagggtaactcgacaagattatattctatccacaattctgaaccttattcatccgctcgttccgaccgacaatcatcctggaataataagtcaacgaacttcgcgcttgaataatcaattcggaaaatatggtgcaaagtgtaccagctttagcaacatcaccagcaccaacagtacaatcaataacagcaccagtaccatcaacaatccatgcttcaatatcatcatccgtactttgagtatgatcttcgttctacgtatcgttcaatctcatttatcttcgttcgacatggcaaatatgtaatctataaagttttagagattatttattctagttccaaccgaaaagcaaatgagtttaatatcatattaactcattaaatccatgattacgtctgaagaaaatatatatgtatatatgttttcataaagattgtaattaaaattttaattatacaaactattaatggtgaaaatattttaatgggtaggtaatacccgaggaagatttagatttcgcattaataagttacactgtacattcttcgaatctgagtcaacaatcatttactatcctacttgcaactacagctatacgaatccgttcatcacagaataaccattttcattcaatttcatatttggattttgacctatcagaatccgacaagtgacataatgaagaaaatattggacaaaataaaatttgttagaaaccaacaaattaattatgagaaattttattaagaattcacgctaacaaaatcctagctaattgttcccagctaactaattacactttatttatcacaatttaattattgcaatttacattctcgcaattttatttatcgtcatttaatttctgttatttactttacgcattttatttattgtcatttattttacgcaccttaaatatcgggacacgtatacaaggttttgacatatcatatcgacgcatctatatatattatatggaatcaccataggcactctatatgtagtaatgatcgagttctctatacagtgtTGAGATtgcttctacaataatatatatagtttgagttgtgatcgagtctgagacgtatacgggtcgcgacgcgtattaattaattcgaatattatatactaaactatacataaattattgaatttctaattgtggactacctactgtggactaccaatattggacaattaaaatgaattaaaatattgactataacatatgaaactaaataattcttcaagtttgtcacttgatttcatctaaaacctcaattgtatcttaaacgattacaatctgtgttcaaacctttcatgattcttgaaaacacctcaaacgataggatgaatcaaccgcacttcatctacggaaggaaaggtttatgcatatagttatgcacctgagaaactctcggcaactaagtaaaagttcaacacgtagccgcgtcagatcctttggcatttattaacaaaaacaactttgcgatcccttttcaaaattagccaattttgtcacagctccagcaagtcaacttcgacttttcgtacgaaacaaccttattataacgtttatatatacgcgtgctcttttattgttaccaggtaacctttcatattccatcatattaccatcagcgtttaatcatctaaaaacacaattctcctgaaaccacctcggattaataaccgatgattcagatatcatagcattaaatgcagaggaaacagaaaaatggtagatggtctaaacggacaaaagtttgatgataaagaaaggagtgttaggaacgctcgatagaaaattgggtattgaaaaacagattgagttacccatgaaggagaccaaggacaaatacaaggaccaaatcctatattcaaaggattcaggtaattctggatccgttgaaatctttagagaatatcttgctccgaagtcatgttaaaatcttgcggaagatctttctccatcaaccatcgaacttagaaattccaaaaatatcatcatcaatatcttcgatatttctgaggatatttttataaatattctcgtccgaaattatatacctcttcgtgcttcctgtgtatcattatatcgaaaacattcaatagaaatttagtactgaaaagcggattatgcgaaactatgaaggaagccgtggacaaatcacaaagaataagtttgacttcaaagaatccaaatgattctatttctgatgaagtctttagcaaatacctttcttccgaatctaaacccttacggataaatcttcttcatcatccatcgatattagaaattccaagatatcttcgtatttttcgttataaatatcctccatatttctgaagatatttttataactattcttatctgaaatcattaatctcttcgtactatcagtgttacatcatatagaaactgttagttgctatattctgtaaactttcgagcttaacatATGAaagctattgaagtaatgttgggaactgatgcatgagttagtataatataatgacacttgatcaacgtgattatattacaataagtcatgctgagtttctaatagacatgatgattcacagatcataacgtcatcatgtgtcatgttacataactctttcattctacttaactcctgaacaaatcaagaaaatgtattcttgatggttctatcttccgtgatgttgataaatttgaaaatcaaatcgtgctatcacgttccttcatgcttagaacattataatcattcgaaactctatatctataaattctggaccattattcgcttgacttgaagtcgggaagagaaaacaaaagcatagagctttgaaatataagggagaatataaagttcgataacaacacataaattacaaaccgtgtatatcaatgtttatcgcaacataaagacacgggagaattaaaaacattataatcccgaggacgaagtagaagaaagcagattcctctggtggaagttagaaaaggagaatgattgttgtgatagtaaggatgaggacaaggatcagaactggattaatcatttcagaatcttttggatgtatgaactaagaaagaaagtataagaatggtgagaataatggaaaggaagagcttaatttatactggaaatatcagacgtagtaatcggggcagatcgccgtatttaattaaagagatcttaatttccataaatcccgaagaatcagattttatagatcttcaagattttctttaaatcccttaaattccggaattcaaccaaggcaatgtcaaaagttaagacgcgccttatttttctaaattcaaacctgactacgtcaaaagttaaaaacaaatctttgtttctcatttcatccttttgtgaatagcttcattcgcactcttcaaataatcgaattatttttatccatattactcaatgatgataaaactcaagttatcaactcatattcatcatgaaaacatatttattgttagctatgacgacctcactcaaatttcgggacgaaatttctttaacgggtaggtactgtgacgacccgggaattttcgaccaaatttaaacttaattttatatgaaaacgatacgataagcaaagtctgtattattgagtctcgaaaattttggaactatttcatgataccatttgacctttgactacttccaacgattcacgaacaattgattgtaaattaatatgtatatatatatatatatatatatatatatatatatatatatatatatatatatatatatatatatatatatatatatatatatgtaaatgtaagaatgtataataattagaagtaatgaaacataatttaaattaaatatgtaaaataaaatacaatctAATCAGTTGAGTTGAATATAtaaagtagtatataaaataaggatgtaattattaaaaaaaaatatctatatatatatatatatatatatatatatatatatatatatatatgaatctatacataaataatgttgtatgtatattgtaatatatatataaaatatataagtattaaatattcaatagatgttaacaaataatattaataattaaactaagtataagttaaaatataaaagatatattattagcattatttcatgatattattaatattattattacttttaatatatatatatatatatatgtatatataaacgtATGAGATTTGATTTataaagtattgttattaatattaatgatactataatcattattaattttattatttttattattaatagttacttcattattaataaaattaatattaaatattaatgtttatataattaatattattatgtttctttatatagatacaatacaaatacaaatatatgtatataatcgaTATATAAAGATATAGATACAGTTATATGAATAAGTACAACATATATTTATACGAAATACAAATAcacaaatataaatacatatacagtgtatatatatatacacataaatacggttaaatacatataaaaatccAAATAATATGTATTCTGTTATCAATCTCTATCGACTTTGATAAAAGTATTTTTTCCTCCTGCTCCCACTTGATTCTGTCGATCAACATGAACTACAAAACAAATTTGTGATTtaattaaattgttacattatgtaCTATAATACCACATATATTTTTGTTGAATTAAAAATTGGAAACAAACAAAACCCAGTTAGATAACTCTGTCTTTATAGTTTTTAAGCAACAACTCTAGCACCTAAGACAATCTCTATCAATTAACCTTGAATGCTTTGATGTTGTTAGAACTGCTACTTTTCTCATCGAGAATAAACAAACCCAAAGACCACCATCACCGCTTCACATTCCACTTATTCTTTTCAATCCGATCGAAAAACTAACCagactgctgctgctgctgctgtttcaTATGTTTGAACCAAAGATAAACAAGAACCCCCAAATCCATCACCACTTCATTCTAATTTGTTTCTTCAACAAACTACACACGCAATTTACAGCTTTTGTTCCTGTTTCTATATGAATGAAAACGACCCTAATCCACCATCAACATCACTACAACAAAATCTCAAACCTAACACATTTGGCTACTTGTTTACCTGCGTCTGCTGGCTGTTGTGTTTTCTGTACAATCACCATAAATCACCTGACCCgtaaccatcatcttcatcaattctatatatatgtatatatatacactggTGAGTACAAAACAATCACTTTTATATAGCAATCTATCACTATTATAATCAATAAAATAAAACGGACaatcaaattaattttttttataaaacttgagaTAACAGATGTTTAACAGCTTCATTAGCATCCATATTATGACCTTTAAGAATTGAATAGATCTTAACATCTGTTACGCCGTTTACAATCTCAAATTCTTTTTCGATTATCATTATCAAGTCACCAAGAACATTATAAATTTCTGCTAGTGTTCAAACCAAATAATTATACAGAAAATCATAAAAGGATTAATGAAATTAAGAGGATAATTATTGAATCGAAAACTTACTTGAAACAATTGTTTAATCGATTACATGTCTGATAAATAGGGGAATGCCGATTAACGAAATCAGATAAGACCGATGATGgctatgaacgatgatgatgatgaatcaatgATACTGTATGATGATATGTTCTTCGATGGCTGCCCCAATTTCTCAAACCCTATCttgttttatattttgtttttttctTCAACCGAaccctttattttttttaaaccgacACCCCATGTTTTTATGTTGGGCTTCATCTATAACCAGGCTTTGAATAAACTCTTTTAGTATTTGGGCTACACAAATCGGTTTAATAGTTGGACAATGAATCTTATTGTGGACTTGAGCCAAGTCCTTGCATTTTCTGTTGGGCCGGAGTTTATGGGATAAATAAAGACGGATCGATTATTGTTTTAGAAACACAAAGATGGTCTAATGGGTAAGTGTGTTGGGGTTAAgcaagaggttgtgggttcaagcctAAGCAATTGCATTTATTTTTGGTTAAGCTTATtttgaaggtagtctccttttatttttattattattattattattattattattattattattattattattattattattattattattattattattagtattaaaggtattctttttactattattataattattagaaaaCTTATCATTATTgtaaagtatcaatattattactaatattattattatcaaaattattaattacaaacaagtaattctcaaataaaaatatatttatcttaactctatcaacaattatatttgtatttactcgattacgattatacgtattaatgaatatacaaatgatataggttcgtgaatccgaggccaaccctgcattgttcagttgttcaaaatagttatatgtatttttactacaaaatacattaggtgagtttcatttgattcccttttactctttacgtttttgggctgagaatacatgcaaatgctttattaactattttacaatatttacatgcgtgagtttcattattccctttttaaatacttttgcaacatatattttgggactgagaatacatgcgctgcttttataaatgctttacgaaatagacacaagtgatcaaaactacattctatggttggattatcaaatcgaatatcaccctatatagtctggtaatctaagaattagggaacagacaccctaattgacgcgaactctacagatagatctatcgggcccaacaagccccatccaaagtaccggatgctttagtgcttcgaaatttatatcatgtccgaaggaggatcccggaatgatggggatattcttatatgcatattgttaatgtcggttaccaggtgttcaatccatatgaatgatattttttctctatgcatgggacgtatgtttatgagaaatggaaatatgaaatcttgtggtctattaaaattatgaaatgattatttatgttaaactaatgaactcaccaaccttttggttgacacttgaaagcatgtttattctcaggtatgaaagaaatcttccgctgtgtatttgctcactttaaagatattacttggagtcattcatgacatatttcaaaagacgttgcattcgagtcgtcaagttcatcaagattattattaagataattataattagatatattatgaaatggtatgaatatcgtcaattttcgatgtaaggaagtttgtcttttcaaaacgaatgcaatgtttgtaaaatgtatcatatagaggtcaagtacctcgcgatgtaaccaactattgtgaatcgtttgtaatcgatgtggactttgtccggatagatTATGACGGGTCTTTACATGATGGCCAAGTAACCGCCATGCCGAGAACAAAGGCATTTAACACGCTACCGCATACCGCATATAAATTACATGCGTACGCACGCTAGTGATTACCCGCATACGTatagaatgcgcatgcgggttgcggtatcattagatACTACCAAATAAGAAGTAGTTTTGTTAAGAAGAGTTAAAAGTTATACTATGTATGATATAAATTTTTCTgataatagttaatagatttaaaAGTAAAAGCAATAGTAGATAGTAGATTTAGGAGAAAAGTTATAAGAAAGACAACAAACAAAcgattaaaagaaaaagaagacttgTGCATTGGGTTTATGGATAGACATAAAAGAAggtaatacatataatacatataaaGCTTAATGATTGAAATAAACTAATACGGAGTATAGTAAAGAGGTTAGATAGTAAGATATGCAACTGTCTAGAGCCCAAAAATTTAGAAATacctaaaattttaaatatataactgtttttctcaatatattttattaaatcaaataaaaaaattattaattaaatttaaaataccttgtttttaatagttaaatacaatgtaagtaaataaatagataaattggagtattattttttttatgcaTACTAATAAATTTTAACATATATGTGGGTCTATTTTTATTTTCGTCTACGTcctttaaattgttgagacggccTTGCAAAGACATTTGGTTGAGGTGTTGATTCATTTGATGGCAAAGGGGAGAACACTGAAAAACAAGACACTGGAATATacggagtaactagttcattgacccgtgaattcacgggttggTGAAGAAATACACAATATAATATTAGTGTCATTGACCCGTTATATATGATTATTAGTTGGTCTAACGATTTTCAATTACATCACATTCATCTAAACACTTGCTAAAATACTTACCCATCTGACCCGTTACTGACTCATTACTTAAATTTAGAATAACATAAAATAGCATTATAGGTAATTATTGATACTCCATTACTTTCAAAAAGATGAATATCAAAACCGTTTTATACAAAAACAGTTGAATAGATTAGAAATATATAATATATCATGAAGGGTTGGATTTTAGCTCAAATTGAGCTGATCGATAAATGATTAAAACTTATAACGTCCCCTTGTTTTCATTTAAACATTGAATCATCAGATAACAATGATGAAACTTTAAAAATCATTATACTATTTTCATTAATTTGAAGGAGGTTCACGTAGCTTCATTTGTTCGAAACAAAAACAAAATTATTAATCATCATATAAGACACATATTCGATATTTACTCACTCACTTTTAAGACTACATTTAACGAAAATTTTAGCTCCATTATTTTAGCCGTATTCAGATCTCATCATCCATATATGCTAACTACCTTAACTGAGCTTATGTTGTACAAAATGTAAAGGAAAACTAAAATCAAATACTATTACCATTACACTATCTTcatctatttttattttaattttacatATGATGATAGAATTTCTATTGTCTTAGATGATGACATAACAACATTATTTCATCATTCATAACTTGCTTTTATATGATAGAATAGTTttttaatttgaatttttaaaCACAAATAAACAATGAAAAGAAAGTATGAAAGTAAACTTTTAAAAGAATCAACTGAAATGATTAGGAGATGAGAATATAATAATACGTAGTATTAATTAAAAATTTAAAGCATTAAATTTAAGGTGTgacttttttatttatatattttaatttataaatattacatCATCAAACCCCCATTACAATCTTTAGAAGCACATGATACAACTAAATGAAGCACATCATGACATGAGCTCAAACTCTCTTTATTATAAAGTATAGATAACAAATGAAATAAAACATTAGTCTAGAAAAAAAGAAATACAGCATACAATATTGATTGATAATATCAGAATTTAAGGGGCCTAGTACGAAACTAGATCAATCAATCTAAACAATATAATGAATTAACTATAGATAAATTACCAATTACCAATATAactacaaaatttgtcttatttgttatgaatagtactattcaatttTTCATTTTTTTACAAACCaatcccctaactttcattaaaatacaaatctaaccccctactttatacctatattataaattattatttaccccatcactaacactaaaaaaacacccaccacgctttaccggctTCTACACTGCGATCAAACAGTAGGACtcacataggccactactgtgctacatttttttttgtatccaacgataaaagaagcaactttcttaaaaggaacaacccttcaatgctaccaaaagatgtcgaaaaatattttttcttacaaaatagatcaactaactttaatgctaaaagaagcaactttcacaaaaggaacaatccttcaatgttagatgtcgaaaaaaattcttttttacaaaataaatccacaaaaggaaagactttttttttaactcgcattcaaaacggagcccccggcgcgaagcgaggctcCACAACTAGTAAATACTATAAAAGCTCAATAAATCTAAACGTTATCTATATACGAAGTATGTAATATactttaatatgtatatatgtataacatgtaatttatttattttaaacacaagacTTTACAATGATATAACTTCTATATTAAACTATTTAGAAAGATTCGCAACTTATTACATTAGATACACTTTTTATGAAATAAATAGCAATTTAGTCTAAAGACGGACTACATATAATACATATTAACTTTTCTTGTATTTTATCTtataactagtgaaatgatccgtgaaaccacaagtttgtttaaacgaaatagtttaataatatattttaagtattaagtggacgtaaatgctaaagttatttagtgtaatgacctgtggaaccacatagtccgactaagaaactcgtcagctgaacatttcatcaaacacctaaaatgcatattaaacaatccacatccaatcataagagataatattggttgtcattttattttaaaaatgtaaattaaaatataaatttagaattggtttccttcttcctagtttttataccttctcgtattcaattcaaaataattaattcaaaattatttaattttaataattaaaatgattattaataaaatttaaaataataatcaatcaataagatttaattttaatttaaaattatttagattaatgacatcactcatcatgtttagatttttttctttttctttttgattttttcttaacaaatgaattagtctaataatgacatcatcattagacCAATTTTAACGCGGCGTCAGAGGGGTCCCGTCAGACCTGCTGGCATTGGGTGACGCCCCCTGGCGCCCCTAGTGGGGCGTTACCGATGACGAAACCGGGGCGCTAGTCAAGTTTTTCACGGAAGTCAGGGATACGTGTCAGATGGGGATTGGCTGAAAAATATGGCCGTTGGCAAACGGCTATTTTtgtttttttctgattttttttttaaattctatatatttttatctatataaactCATACATCCTACACTTTTAACACACCATTTCCCTTTATTTTTCTTTCATTTCTATCAATTATATCATACAATTTTCTTTCATATCTATCAATTATTTTTCTTTCATGGCATCGTATTTACTTAGTTACGATTCCGATTCGAAAGACGAACGTATTATTGCACTTATTCAACATTTAGAAGATGAGGATGACGAAGTCGAATCCGAGTGTGTTCCAAGATCCcgaatttatattccaagaaatCGTGAGGAAGCCGGAGAAAACTTATGGAAGGATTATTTTAGTGACACACCCGTGTTTTTGCCATATAAATTTAAAAGGCGTTTTCGTATGCGGATTGAACTATTTCTCCGAATATCGCAAGGTATTTCTAATTTCGATTCTCATGATACTCCTGAGCATTTTAGATTTTTAGGGGACGTTTTGATGCTAtcggtcggccgacttttacaatatTGCAAAAAATGACTTCGGCTCTACGCCAATTGGCGTATGGAACTGCCGCCGATATGTTTGATGAATATTTAAAAATGAGTGAGCAAACCTCAATACTTTGTTTAGATAACTTTTGTAAATGTATTATTACATTATACAAAGAACGTTACATGAGATCTCCCAATGCATACGATGTTCAACGATTATATAGTAAACATGAGGAGAAACATGGTTTTAAGGGTATGCTCGggagtattgattgtatgcattgggagtgGAAGAATTGTCTCGTTGCTTTGAAGGGACAATACACTAGGGGTGTTCACAAGAAACCTACCATTATGCTTGAAGCAGTTGCTTCGTATGACTTGTGGATTTGGCATGCATTTTTTAGAATGGCTGGTTCCAACAATGATATAAATGTTTTGAATCAATCCTATGGATAAACTTAAAAAAGGAACATCTCCACTAGCACCATTTGAGGTAAACGGTAATCAGTACACAAAAGGCTATTACCTAGCTGACGGTATATATCCTGACTGGGCTACTTTAGTCAAAGGTTTTGCGTGTCCGACAGATGATCCAAGGATTAAGTTTACTAGGTTTCAAGCTAGTGCCCGAAAGGATGTAGAGAGGGCATTTGGGGTTCTTCAAGGTCGATTTCATATTTTAAGGTTAGCAGCACGCACTATGTCGGTAAACAAGATGCGGAGACTTATGGACTGTTGTATCATATTACATAATATGATTTTGGAAGATCAAGGATTTGCGTTAAGTGATTGAGAGGAAGAGTTCATTACTGAAGCTATGGAGAATCGTCCAGAACGGATACCAAATAGAGGACGGGATCAAGACGTTATCATCCGAGAAATAAGAGATAGGACGGTGCACGACCAACTAACAGATGATCTAGTTGAGCATATTTGGAACCTTCCGTCCGCATTCCGCACCATGAATGGTTAAATTTATGTAATagttaaattttatgtaatggttaaattttatgcaatggttaatttttatatgtttttaattatatgtaatataatttgtattcataataaaataaaaaagaaaaagaaaaaataaaactaGTTGGATCTATTTGACACTGGAGGGGCGTCAGGGTTATTTTGGTGTCAAAGGCTGACACTGCCACGTCACAGACAGATTGTACTTTTTGGCTAAAAAGTGAACaatctgcctgtgacgtcacaTGCAGGGTTATTCATGGTcttatagcattttaatattaactatagatggatatataaatattaaaagttatgagATGAAATGAAAAGTATTAACTTAATTATaacttataatttatattaaaattaaatatatagtattaatatatatattaatattaataattcacattgataattaattaatattcatattcatagtgttattaagaattaataataattagtaattaaaaataataattaataaaagaaAAAAGTTGTGATAAAAAGGAAAACattgaaaaattgaaaatgaaaaagaaaaaggaaggtaaaaaaaattccaaaaagtaCAGAGAGAATGTGTTCCTTGATAACTGTGAGCAACTACGTCTAGTTACCACCGGTGG
The window above is part of the Rutidosis leptorrhynchoides isolate AG116_Rl617_1_P2 chromosome 1, CSIRO_AGI_Rlap_v1, whole genome shotgun sequence genome. Proteins encoded here:
- the LOC139852602 gene encoding uncharacterized protein; the protein is MTSALRQLAYGTAADMFDEYLKMSEQTSILCLDNFCKCIITLYKERYMRSPNAYDVQRLYSKHEEKHGFKGMLGSIDCMHWEWKNCLVALKGQYTRGVHKKPTIMLEAVASYDLWIWHAFFRMAGTSPLAPFEVNGNQYTKGYYLADGIYPDWATLVKGFACPTDDPRIKFTRFQASARKDVERAFGVLQGRFHILRLAARTMSVNKMRRLMDCCIILHNMILEDQGFALSD